The DNA region TTTGCCAGTCTTAAATTGTCATTGCATAGGGTAATATGGGGAACATCATGAAAGTCACTGTATGTTTTTATTTGCCAGACATTGCCTAAATAAAATGGTTATTTCATAAAGGGAAAACAGCAGTTTACACCCATTGACCCTTCGGTGACCCGGCAAAGGGAAATATCTTTTGTTAATGTCGGAAAGTCATCTGTTGAGAAATTTGAATGTCATTGCTTTACATGTGATAATTTGAAATGTACAAATGTATTCTAGTCTGTGAGTTGATGAACATGTATTTACCTTCTATCTGTAAAATTTTGCGTATTTTTATAGGTATTGGACTCTACGTATGAGATAGCCTCATCCAAAAATACACAGTCAGTACGACACAAAATTACAGATACATTTGATATTTATACTAGTATACATTTAgtttgataaatacatgtattaagtaaaaaatattattgtaatcagaaaatgtaaaaatttcataatgaaaaaatacatcaaacatcatattttttgtagttttttgcATCATATACTAAGGTACAAGTATATAGGTGTCAAATGATATCTTAAGTATTACAACAAAACCTAAAAAGACGTATTCCACCCAAATATTGAATACTGAGGAATCATTTCAATTTGTAGCGACCAAATTTTCATGGTATTTGTGGGTAACCCTCACTcacaaatttacatccttgACAAGACTAATACATGAAATGGAAGATATAGTTTTCATACTGAAAAATGATGCATCCAAGAAATAACATTTCgatgaataagcaaaaaactcacaatccacaaaaattggcccccacaaaattaaatgattccacagtaggtTGGTAAACTTTTTCTTTCTTATATTCAAACTTGGCTTGCCAAGCAAGCATTCATGAAATGTCAAATACACTTTTTTAGTGATTTAGCAGAGACTACCAATTAGCTGCAGGCGCTGTAGCTCCAGTAAGACTGATCTGAAAACATTTGGATGTACAACCTGGGTCCCAGGTATAGCCCATCAAATTTTGTTCAGATTATGAGCTACAGACCTGAAGCTAACTATACCAGTAAAATAGATATGTAAGTCAAAATGATTGTATATGGTACTGCAATGGGAGAAAATGTTGACCTAAGGGTTTGCTCACAATGTCAAGTCCATTAGGAAACTTGATACACActatatgtgtatttattttgaGACGTTTGCTAATGagcaaatgtttatttatgctaCATGGATATTTGTGCTCAGATGCAAAATCGAAAATGATTTGCTATCTCTTTTTAAGGGATAAAAATCTTGAGAGATTCTGTTATACATATTATTTTGGTACATTTTTCACATGTTTTTGTATTGCTGTGTGTTCATATGACATGTAGTTTTGCCCTATTTTACACAAACCACTGACTTCAAAGATTGACTTTATCCACTTAAGGAGGCAGgattgtcaacaaattaaccatctaccttaaattttaagatatggtttgttcagctacatgtataaactacctgtattttttaatcagaaaaaaatccataaattttacctttaaaatttggATATTTCACTATATTCTTGTCTTGAAATCTTCTTATTAAGGAGattaatacagtctaaaaatggctacaatcatccagccctcttaagtGGGAACTAAATGAATCATAAGTTCGGTACATTGATTTCTATGTAGCATAAATGTTAAGCTCTCCAAATATCTTGCATCAAATTactttgctttttttctttttggaagGAGAGGTATTTGAAGTTTGTCTTCATAGCAAATAGAGTGCAAATACCTCTCTCTTGCATTTTTCTCTTCTTCTCCATTATctattataacaattttaaatctctataattttttttttagtatgtgAAATTCCTTTGTTCACTTGTCTTTAAATATGGTTATAAAAAAgggaatttaaaattaatatgtaaattactttttaaatataCCTTTTAAACAATTCTTGTATATTTTTGCAACATAGATCCACAGTTTCCAATGCATTTCTCGaagcaaaatcaaaataatttgcaattttgTTGTGAAATACATCTTCATGCTCAAATGTGCCACTagctgtttttgtttaaattttcatagcaagtgtttcattttgttaaaaaaatacataaaactgAAAGCTATGAATACCAAGTGAATGCTTCATGAAGTTATCATACCTTTGTGTATGTAAAAATCACCGCATGGTGAAAATACACAAGTCATTAGAGCCCTTTTTGAACATCATATGTAGAAAATTTAACAAGTTTTCCTGTACTTCAGTACACACAAAACGTTCTCATGTTGTTTGATAGAAAGTCAAAGACCATAATGCATGGTCCATTCCATTAATAATTACTTgcatacaaatgtacattttcattggtttactGGCATTTTTTGGATGTGTTAAATAAATGGAAACTGTGTTGGGTTTATTGTTTTTCTGAATTTTACAAACAGTCTAAtccatgtaataaataaattgcaGTCACGCCAGCTTGCTGAATTTCAAAGAGTCCATCTTCCTTTTCAGTGATTAGATGACCATCTTTCTAAAGATTCttcatactttttaaaaaagacattcatgGAAAACTTTACTTTGTGGTATACAGTCAAAATTAAACTTCGATCAAGATAAGCATTACTTGGCCAGTagagtgtcatgttgtaaatcttgaatttactgggtgggtgtaaatacaaaatttaccaCATGACAGGAGTAAAAATAGAAGTTACTGTAGACTGTGGAGACTTGTACCAAATTTTAGAATGGTGGACTGGAAATTCGCAATCGAACACCTGCAAGCAGCTGTCTGGACAGTTGTGTAAAACAAGAGACTCGtgggccttaacggtcacctgattAAACCCTGTAAAGGTTACATATTTACACACGTTTAAGCTAGGAGCTCTAGAAATAATACATtaactttcttaaaaaaaaaatggaaatacgAAGGTATATCTAAATTAATGTCGCAGATCAGATGCGATCAATTCTTGAAAGTCGATGGAAAATCAACACAGTTTGAAATTTCTATATTTTCTGTTTAGTTCTGATAGtttcaaatcattttaactAGTtcttttgaaaaggtaaaattaAATTGAACGTTAAGGTTGTTTCTGTACGCCCGCGACGTATATAATTTCTGGTTAATTTGGCGTTAGCAggttatgtaaatattttctgcaatgGTCCATAActtcataacccgcattaaTCATCAAaggaagcattttattgtttatatttacatttttttaaacaaaatttaaaatgaattaatcgTTAAAGGGTATATGCAATGCAAACtcgtttttttatattttgttacacTCAAAGAGATAAGACGATAGaaaaaaaccgcatcgaaatctACGGAAGCCCTGGGAGGACATTGACTTACTTCTTAATTGTTATCAGCCCAGGAAGGacataataattaaatattgacTTACTTCTTAATAAAtgttaagttttatttatttgttacttCTTCGGTACTACAATCGACGAAtttttaaagaactatatatgatattagtcaaatttggcccccataattcgctatttttaaaatgattcaggcacattaatttgttgtgttaatttataaaagagttgatataaaatatgttttccacctatttatttgatttatatgcacttactggcagtatatgacgtcagaagtgacgctatttttataattcaatcaaaatcagtcaaacatttacatttttcttatcttttttcgaatgtgaaatatagagcgactctttaaacaagaacgaactttttgtcacttataagtattggagaGTTACaactttggtgaaaatattttgtttgttcaagcagtcgctcaatgtttccttaaagaaaactgcttcaaaacaagtcGTTTTATGCTAGAAATGAGAAAATGGGGGAAAAGATAatctttatgatgtcatatttttaaattgtcggcactaaaatcaaaatgaaaattatgaaaaaacttcaaatgtatatttgtacaaataaaacaaagaattacagtaaaatgacaatgttcatttaagggggccattttatgctcaaaccatatatagtcctttaaacatattatattgaataaattcaataggATTGAACAACAGGCAAAGCCTATGTATACCCTCTTCTTGTATAATAGGTCATGTTgcataaattttcataattatataggaTAATATATATACTTATCTAACTATAACCATGTCTTTGAATAATAACATGTTACGTATATTATTTGTGAATTACAgaggtataataatatatgagGATCTAcattataatacaataataaaCTAGGCGAATAATGTGGCTAGAATTAAGCTGCATTTACCATGAATAGCAAAAGCTGTATTCAATTCGGAGCAAACAAATCAGTTTAAATTGAGCTGTTTCAtgccaaaaattatacatcttGTTATAGCTTTCATAGTGGCGCAAAATTTAAATTAACCTATCgatatttcttgatttattcattgttctgTGATATTTATGAACAAAATGTTATCAGATTCCTCTTTCTGAAAATAATAAAGAACCCTTACAgtaattgtcaaaataaattaaatggatgttatattaaattattcaaagtCAATCAAACCAAAAAATGGTAGGACTCAAGCTACATGCATATACCTCTTGCTTTTTGCATTTACTTATTActtacttgttttttttaatacttattAGTTATTTATAAATTCTTAATACTTACTACTTATTACTTAATACTTGCTTGttaattgttaatatttatttcttaattgttaaTACTTATTATTTACTGgttatttattaattcttaatacttatttgtttattttgttattttctatttatttctaattttgatataatttttcatcTCTACGACAATCAGCTCCAATCTCAGGATTAGAaaccaaatatttaattaagacTTGCTTTGCCAAATTACTATATATTAAGCATGTGTTTAAACCTGAACCTAGATACCTCTGGTAAAGAAGGTCTTTACACCTAAAAGTGGGATGACAGTCCAAGTTAAtaagtatttcaatttaattgaatGGCTGTCTGAAAAGTTATAGATATCGACATATGCATTTTGTATTtgagaataaaaatgtttaaaagtaaTGCATATATTATTTTGGTTATGTATGTTTAGCatcaattttcaaatacatCCCATTTGGATAAAAAAGCCTCTTTCCTGTACGAGCCAACTAGtaaatgtatgcatagtaaaaattaatatttttaaaaagtacaatcCATTACAATTTTACCCAAAATTATGCttggaacattttttttttactgaagaTTGGCCTGGAGTCTAATGTCTTTTCCAGTTAATTTACtatgaaaatttgatattttgaattttccaaacGGGAGGGTAACTTATAATCTTAAACTGTCTTCTGGACCTTCAACCTTCTAGATACATGCATGCAAAGTTCGGAAATAacgataaaaaatatatttatgtctGACAGTCCCTTTTCTTGGGTAGcaaatgttggttttttttttaatcttttgacttcataatattttttatcctTGTTTAAGAACtttccaaaatattaaaaaaaaaataactgttaGTTAGTGTAAATAACTATTCcagattttgtaaaataaatgctatacaagtaaaaagaaatatcatgATATGTCATGAgcagtggtttttttttttacatatcagCTGATTTTTAGGCTAGACAAGATCCTGATTGTGCAGCAGCTACTGCTTTTTTACCCTCGGAAAGTCAGCAAATTCAgatttttaaccattttgaAAGAATAATATTAAGATCAATTTGTATTTAACAAAGTGCCCCCAGAGAGAAGCcatctatatataaataagtcAATACTAATTAGAGACCATACTACACTGCATTCACATATGTACGGGAATACCAATCCCGAGGTTAAAGTTTGGTAAAAGTTTTTTAATCTTATCCATCAAAATTTATGTAGGcgtagagaatatttttttgccCTCAAAATGAGCAAAATTAAAGACCggtgtaatataaaaaaatatttcagttctCATCGGTATTTTACTGTAGTTAttctaaaataaagatatagtTTGTTGGCACATGACAGTGACAGAATTACGGATtgaattatcaaaacaaatgtATCCCCCCCCCTATATAATTACTTCGATCTCGGgtgcatatataaaaatattctttatatcaataaaaaaccAATCTTCTTTGCTTGACTAGTGTTTTCAGTGTCCATGTTGAGTGGTACACCACCGCCACGTGTTATGCATTGctgggaattttaaaaaaatcttatcaaataataattacatgttAGTCATAATAAATAAGTCATAACAATTAAGTAGTCTAAGTCAAAATGTCCTTCAAGGGCTCATAACAATTAAGAAGTAAGTCAATGTCCTCCCAGGGCTTCCGTAGAAATCCGTTCGATATTAACGGAGTTACAGCGCTTCAAATTCGTCTATTTATACCTGAACCGGAAATCCAATTAAGCCAAATACGAAACACTCGATATAGTGGCTCTGCTTGTGTGACGTCACAACGAGGACGATGGCGGCGAATACAAGTCAACACAGCGACGAAAGCAGCGAGAGTTAGACCTTATGATGGAAGCCGGGTCGTCCAGTTTCGAAGAAATAGAAGACAATGTACCCCTAGGCACACAGCCTTATCTGTTTGAACCTGAGGCCAGCTCGGATGAAGAAATTAACCAGCAATCTTCCCCAGAGTCAACCGACGAAGACCGACTGGGAAACACCGATTGGTATGTGTTTAAAAACCCCGTTGCGCATATATTTTGCCAATAAATCATTCTTTTAatcatatacaatattttttaattaaatatttatcagTTTCTTTCTTCATAACGTTGGTATGTACATATCCAATTgcatttatacaaatattttcaaaatggctTCTTGCTAACTTCGTCATTAATTACCAACAATTTAGCCTTTACAATCGGAAGCGGTAATTATCTTGATAATAAGATAGGGTAACTCATCCAGGTTATGTTGAGCCCTCAATTGGCAAACAtctttaattgtaattaaatgtacatgttattcTCATTAATGTGGATACAACTATTATAGGTGCTCATGTGGTAACTGCCCTCCAATGTCAACCATTGAGGAGTCAGTGTGCTGTCATGAGATCCCTCAAGTCATGACAGTTTTGGAGGAGGATCCTGGAAAGCCATGCATCATAGAGCACAATGGCTTTGAACCTGTGTGTCTGCACCCTTCCAGTCTGCGTACGGCGTACTACAACTACAGACAGCATTATGACAACTTGCCAGAATCCAACCAGTATGTATACTTATTTGGTAGAAAATGTATAACATAAATCTCAGTAGctttatgaaaacaatttaattagaTACATTTATGAATGTAGCAATAGTAACATGTTATATCTTCCACGATTATAActattcattaatatatataacagtatttcatctttatttctCAGTAAGAGaaaatcaaaaatcatttgaaaaaaaaaaaactactctGCAATAAGTAACAATGATATCAGAAAAGCATTgatgaatatttaaacataaaaaacattttcaggCGCATGCGGTACATCGGGTACAGACAGCTTGCCAGATGGTGTTGGGGATGGTTGGGGAAGCATGTTCGCGTACCACTTCCTGCCTGTGCTGTCCAAAAGATCCGCAACACATATCCGGCAGAAGACGGTGTATACCAGGGATTCAACATGGCTTAATTCCTTCTGTAACGTGTGAGCATCTGATCTACTGCATCTTCTTTCTCTGGATGTAAGAACTGTTCACAAAGTGGTGGTGGAGCCTCTCCAACGTCATCACAGTGTGGCATCTTGGTGTCCCTGGCCCGGCTTTTTGCAGCGTCCATGAGGACAGCAACATAATCTGAATTTTGAAATGATAAGTTGATTTACTCTGACTGAATAAATTACCATTGTAACATGTATGTGCATATCTGTGATATCATGATaagttatattaattaaatttaccATAAGTACTCCGAGTCTTGACTTTCTTTACGGTGAATTCCCCCTTCTTTTGCTTGGGAAACACAATGCTGTATTGCAGATTCCCTTCTCTGGTGGCTGCCTGGGCCTTTTCCGAGTTTTCATTATAATGAAGAGCTGCTAGTGTTAGGCTACAATAAACATAAAGCCAGTTTACATGAATATAAATCAactaattttcttgaaaaaaggaaatattaacaaatgtttataaaagtGCAAAAAATTTACATACCGACTCTGCATTCCAAAGTATGAAAACTTGTACATCTTTGGGGCGAACTGGTTTATGATGGAGTGGTACGCTTCTAAACTTGATGTTTGAAATGATGGTGAAAGCATTGGGATATCTCTCTTCATTTGTCGGCTGTTCACTATAAGTTCCAACTTTTCCATCACCTTTGttcctgaaataaaatattgattagctTTGTTTAGCTTAATTCAGAGTGAAATTTTTTCGTGACAAGTGAATAGTAAgattaaaagtaaatacaaacaaATGAGTTGATCTAACCTGGTCTAAGCCATCTTTTTCGCCTAGTTGTTGGGTCTAGATCCCCATGTTCACACTGCTGAAACTGTTCCCCATGACCATCATGTATGTTCTGGATGTGGTTTGTTATGCTTGTCCACTTTTCCCATTTCAACTCATCATCTTCATCTTCTTGTGTGGAGGAAGGCACCCAGTACAAATGGTTGACTAAACTCTTGATCCAGTCCCTCAGGTCCTCGCACTCCTTTTCTTTACTGAGAGCCAGGAGCTTCTTTTTCAAACCTGACAAATATtcatagaaaaaattataaaacctGTATATTTTCTATGACAATCAATAGATGAGTAATACTCTTCAATTAATagatgtaaaaaattaattttaggatgaatggtattttttttttttttttggttacctTTGGCAACGTGCCAGACATCAATATTGTGAGTTGTCTCGGGCAAGTTTTCCCGCAGCCACTTGGCAACCTGGAGATGTCTGTCAGTGACGATTTGGCCAATTGGAACTCCATTCTGCTCAAAGTAATTGATTCCTCTAATCAGTCCTTCCTTCTCCATGTTGCAACTTCCATGAACCTCATTACTCTAATAAAAAGATACAATTGCTTGAATACTCCgaacaaatattttagtttcaacTCTAAAATTGCAGAGTAAGCACTTATTTAAGAGTAGGTTCCATATCTTATAAAGCTATTCTTTCATTGCTTTTTACCTGTATGAGCTGCAGATCCACCACCATGTTCTTTTCAAGGTCCATTAGGGTGTAACTTCCGAATTTTGCACAATGGCCAGGTGTGTCTGCCCTTCCATCACCACCAAGATGAACATGTCGACCTGAATTCTGTGCTTCTTGCATGTACGATGCTTGCTGGTCTCTCCACACCTCAATCACTACTGGATGTAGATAACACTGTTGGTGATACATGAATGTTCTGTAGGAAATGGACGCCATGTTCAGAAATTGGAACATCCGGGTTGCTTTGCTTGGTAAAGATCCCGAGAACAGCAATGCACACGACAGTTCAAAATTTCCAGCAGGAATGCTACCAATGAAGGGTTGACTGCTCCAAGTTCTCTGGAATGCGCAAAATCCACAATCCTGGGTGATAGTGATGAATGATCCCTTTATCTGCTGAATTTCCCCATATGTTGGTTGTGCACATGATGGACAATTTCCAAATAGGTCCATGAGCTGACCTTCATAAACAAGAAACTTTCTTTCACGATCATTCCtatgaaaaaaaagtcattcTTATTACACAGTACAAACAATTTGcatggaataaaaaaaaccaaatatgtACCACACAATCTCTTTTTCTAGCctgagattaatttttttacatgataTTTCAATGTTACCATTCCTTtattagaaattttttaaaaataagcattcataaaatcaaaaaaaaagagagaaagattACCCTAGATCACTTCCGTCAGTGTCATCAGACTCGATGGACTGGAAGGATTCATCAGGATCTTCTACCTCATCCTGGATGCTGTCAGTTTCCTCAGTGGCAAACGACTCGTCGAGTGTTGGAACATTTATGGGTTGTGCTCCTAAAGGAGGGGCTGGTAGTAGATTACAACTTATTCCTATTTCTCTCGTTGTCACCTTTTCAACAGCTTGTACC from Crassostrea angulata isolate pt1a10 chromosome 7, ASM2561291v2, whole genome shotgun sequence includes:
- the LOC128156808 gene encoding uncharacterized protein LOC128156808; protein product: MDLFGNCPSCAQPTYGEIQQIKGSFITITQDCGFCAFQRTWSSQPFIGSIPAGNFELSCALLFSGSLPSKATRMFQFLNMASISYRTFMYHQQCYLHPVVIEVWRDQQASYMQEAQNSGRHVHLGGDGRADTPGHCAKFGSYTLMDLEKNMVVDLQLIQSNEVHGSCNMEKEGLIRGINYFEQNGVPIGQIVTDRHLQVAKWLRENLPETTHNIDVWHVAKGLKKKLLALSKEKECEDLRDWIKSLVNHLYWVPSSTQEDEDDELKWEKWTSITNHIQNIHDGHGEQFQQCEHGDLDPTTRRKRWLRPGTKVMEKLELIVNSRQMKRDIPMLSPSFQTSSLEAYHSIINQFAPKMYKFSYFGMQSRLTLAALHYNENSEKAQAATREGNLQYSIVFPKQKKGEFTVKKVKTRSTYDYVAVLMDAAKSRARDTKMPHCDDVGEAPPPLCEQFLHPEKEDAVDQMLTRYRRN